In one Fusobacterium sp. SYSU M8D902 genomic region, the following are encoded:
- a CDS encoding GIY-YIG nuclease family protein: MEDLKKYYIYVLRCKDSSLYTGITTDMERRYREHMEKRGAKYTKSRGVERVELYFICYGRGDASRVEYFFKHLKKEKKEELILDFTKLEECIEKKLKIKIKKC; encoded by the coding sequence ATGGAAGATTTAAAAAAATATTATATTTATGTATTGAGATGTAAAGATTCCTCTCTATATACAGGAATAACTACTGATATGGAGAGAAGATATAGAGAACATATGGAAAAAAGAGGGGCTAAATATACAAAAAGTAGAGGAGTAGAGAGAGTAGAATTATATTTTATTTGTTATGGGAGAGGAGATGCTAGTAGAGTTGAATACTTTTTTAAACATTTAAAGAAAGAAAAAAAAGAGGAATTAATCCTTGATTTTACTAAACTAGAAGAGTGTATTGAAAAAAAATTAAAAATAAAAATAAAAAAATGTTGA
- a CDS encoding DUF1576 domain-containing protein codes for MDNFNKNRLKKIEFISILLIGLIILGFSAYVFYERENVISGILRIIASPAILITDFLVIGGIGAAFLNAFLIFLFNFTLSRLLKVEINGLLIASFFTVFGFSFFGKNILNILPFYLGGILYSIYEHIDFKDIFVTISFTSALAPFVSEVAFRVDTTDTSYINAIALGIIIGFIVTPLAKKMAGFHEGLNLYNLGFTGGILGAVITSILKLFNFTITPQRIISTEYDLALKIICGSIFLTLIIIGFFINESSFKGYTTLLKDSGLKSDFVKKYGYGLTFINMGVMGFVATIFVLLLKETLNGPLLAGILTVVGFSAYGKHFKNTIPILLGVYLAGWGSSTNGFTIALSALFGTSLAPVAGVYGVVWGVIAGWLHLAVVQSIGSVHGGLNLYNNGFSAGIVAGFLLPIMEMIKDRKDKERLKYLKRKKQIYDAIIEERERMNKGD; via the coding sequence ATGGATAATTTTAATAAAAATCGACTTAAAAAAATTGAGTTTATATCTATATTACTTATTGGACTTATTATTCTAGGTTTTTCTGCTTATGTTTTTTATGAGCGGGAGAATGTTATCTCAGGTATATTAAGAATAATAGCCTCTCCTGCAATTTTAATTACAGATTTTCTAGTTATTGGTGGAATAGGAGCTGCCTTTCTCAATGCATTTTTAATTTTTCTATTTAATTTTACTCTATCTAGGTTACTTAAAGTTGAGATAAATGGGCTTCTAATTGCTTCTTTTTTCACAGTTTTTGGTTTCTCTTTCTTTGGAAAGAATATTTTAAATATCTTACCATTCTATCTCGGAGGTATTCTCTATAGCATATATGAGCATATTGATTTTAAGGATATCTTTGTCACAATCTCCTTTACAAGTGCCTTAGCTCCATTTGTAAGTGAGGTGGCATTCAGAGTTGACACAACCGATACATCATATATTAATGCTATAGCTCTCGGTATCATTATCGGATTTATAGTAACTCCACTAGCTAAAAAAATGGCTGGATTCCATGAGGGACTGAACCTCTATAATCTTGGTTTTACAGGTGGTATTCTTGGAGCAGTTATAACCTCGATTTTAAAACTATTTAATTTTACAATCACTCCTCAGAGAATTATCTCCACTGAGTATGATTTAGCACTGAAAATAATCTGTGGTTCAATATTTTTAACTCTAATTATAATTGGATTTTTTATAAATGAGAGTTCCTTTAAAGGATATACAACTCTTCTAAAAGATAGTGGACTGAAATCAGATTTTGTAAAAAAATATGGTTATGGTTTAACATTTATCAATATGGGGGTAATGGGTTTTGTTGCCACTATATTTGTACTTCTTTTAAAAGAGACACTAAACGGTCCGCTACTTGCTGGTATTCTAACAGTAGTTGGATTTTCAGCCTATGGAAAACACTTTAAAAATACAATACCAATTCTTTTAGGTGTTTATCTAGCTGGTTGGGGAAGTTCTACAAATGGTTTTACAATTGCTCTCTCTGCACTATTTGGAACATCTTTAGCTCCTGTAGCTGGAGTATATGGTGTTGTCTGGGGAGTTATTGCTGGTTGGTTACACCTAGCTGTAGTGCAAAGTATAGGTTCTGTACATGGTGGACTTAACCTCTATAACAATGGATTTTCAGCTGGAATTGTAGCTGGATTTTTACTACCAATCATGGAGATGATTAAGGATCGTAAAGACAAAGAGAGATTAAAATATTTAAAAAGAAAAAAACAGATTTATGATGCTATAATAGAGGAAAGAGAAAGAATGAATAAAGGAGATTAG